In the Nocardioides marmotae genome, CGGGCGGTGCGTCCGCCCCGGGTCTGGCCGTCGAGGACCGGCTCTTCCGAGCCCTGGCCGTCCTGCGGGTGGTCACCCTCGCCAACGCGGTGGTGCTCAACCTCTACCGCCTCGATGACGTCGCGCGGCCGGCCGCCGGCGTCGGCTGCGTGCTGGGGATGGTGGCCTGGACGGCGTTCGCCGTCGGGGCGTACGCCGCGCCGCGCCGCCGGACGGCCGCCTTGCTGGTCGCGGACCTCGCCGTCGCGGTCGCGCTCCTCGCGGTCACCCCGTTCGTCAAGGGCGAGGGCTTCCAGGCGACCGTGCCCGGCTTCTGGATCGCCGGGGCGCTGCTGGCCTGGGCGGTCCACTACCGCTGGGTGGGCGGGCTGGTGGCCGCGCTGGTGCTGGCGGTGCCCGACCTGCTCATCCGCGAGGAGATCAGCCAGTCCAACTACGGCAACGTCTTCCTCATCGTCATCGGTGGTCCGCTGGTGGGGTTCATGTGCGGCTCGCTGCAGCAGATGGCCGCCGAGCGCGACCGCGCCGAGCGCACCGCCGCCGCGGCCGCCGAGCGCGCCCGGCTGGCCCGCGCGGTGCACGACGGCGTGCTCCAGGTGCTCTCGCTGGTCCAGCGCCGTGGGGCCGAGCTCGGTGGCGAGGCCGCCGAGCTGGGCCGGCTCGCCGGGGAGCAGGAGGCGCGGCTGCGGACGCTCATCCGCACCCAGGAGCGCACCGCCGAGGTGACGGGCCCGGGGGAGAGCGGCGGGCCGGTGGTGCTGGACCTGGCCGCCGAGCTCGGCCGGCTGGAGTCGCGGGGAGCGGTGAGCGTCGCGGCGCCGGCCACGCCGGTCGAGCTGCCGGCCGCGGTCGTCGACGAGCTGTGCGCGGTGGTCGGCGCCTGCCTGGACAACGTTGCCGTGCACGTCGGCGCGGACGCCCCGGCCTGGGTGCTGCTCGAGGCCCTCGGGGACCGGGTCGAGCTCTCGGTGCGCGACGAGGGGCCGGGCATCCCGGCCGGCCGGCTCGAGCAGGCGGCCGCGGAGGGCCGGCTCGGGGTGAGCGAGTCGATCCGCGGCCGGGTCGCGGACCTCGGCGGCACGGCCACGCTGACCACCGGGGCCTTCGGCACCGAGTGGGAGATCGTCGTCCCCGTCCGCTTCGACGACGGCGTACCCCCGGGCACGCCCCGGCACTAGTCTCCGGGCGT is a window encoding:
- the macS gene encoding MacS family sensor histidine kinase, producing the protein MAVEDRLFRALAVLRVVTLANAVVLNLYRLDDVARPAAGVGCVLGMVAWTAFAVGAYAAPRRRTAALLVADLAVAVALLAVTPFVKGEGFQATVPGFWIAGALLAWAVHYRWVGGLVAALVLAVPDLLIREEISQSNYGNVFLIVIGGPLVGFMCGSLQQMAAERDRAERTAAAAAERARLARAVHDGVLQVLSLVQRRGAELGGEAAELGRLAGEQEARLRTLIRTQERTAEVTGPGESGGPVVLDLAAELGRLESRGAVSVAAPATPVELPAAVVDELCAVVGACLDNVAVHVGADAPAWVLLEALGDRVELSVRDEGPGIPAGRLEQAAAEGRLGVSESIRGRVADLGGTATLTTGAFGTEWEIVVPVRFDDGVPPGTPRH